The Apis mellifera strain DH4 linkage group LG16, Amel_HAv3.1, whole genome shotgun sequence genome has a segment encoding these proteins:
- the LOC724126 gene encoding uncharacterized protein LOC724126, with the protein MSKKEGEIIFPLKPAGPPKVWKIIETKNKDTGASTKFSIQEIPEDRYQEVIDHMCKYFIEDEPISNSLNGINDPDYVETFKNFWEKFLEQGLSVAAFTENVNGGKPILAGCNMLGLSFKEEEFDYNTIKSKNGLKVVKAIIEVSKKANVYEKYGVDKYMTAFGLSVNPSYRGAALGGHLLNARVDIGREYNISVTSTAFTSPISQKLAARCGFETLIEKDYVDMVDEKGNQLFPEIKVKSLKIMSKKLF; encoded by the exons atgagcaaaaaggaaggggaaattatttttccgttAAAACCAGCTGGTCCACCGAAAGTgtggaaaattatcgaaactaAGAATAAAGACACAGGTGCTTCGACAAAATTCTCTATTCAAGAGATACCAGAAGACAGATATCAGGAAGTGATTGATCAtatgtgtaaatatttcattgaggATGAGCCCATATCTAATTCATTGA ATGGAATAAACGATCCTGACTACGtggaaacttttaaaaatttttgggaaaaatttttggaacaaGGTTTATCAGTGGCTGCGTTCACTGAAAATGTGAATGGCGGTAAACCTATACTCGCGGGATGTAACATGCTTGGATTGAGTTTCAAGGAGGAAGAATTCGATTATAACAcgattaaa tcGAAAAATGGGCTGAAGGTAGTCAAAGCTATTATCGAGGTGAGCAAAAAGGCAAACGTGTATGAGAAATATGGGGTGGATAAATACATGACCGCCTTTGGCCTTTCGGTGAATCCATCCTACAGAGGAGCCGCTCTAGGCGGTCATCTTCTTAATGCCAG AGTGGATATTGGTCGTGAATACAATATTTCAGTAACATCCACAGCGTTCACCTCACCGATCTCTCAGAAACTAGCCGCACGATGTGGATTCGAAACTTTGATTGAGAAAGATTACGTGGATATGGTGGATGAAAAAGGAAACCAATTGTTTCCAGAAATCAAAGTGAAATCTCTGAAAATCATGAGCAAGAAGCTCTTTTAA
- the LOC724161 gene encoding guanine nucleotide-binding protein-like 3 homolog: MAKFCLKKPSKRMPARKRYKIEKKVREHNRKLRKEAKKHPKNKPKIIEVPNQCPFKGDILKEVEAMRKQHEEEKQKQREAARQKKQEELAKTGLQGLVSAAENKQQQHQQMEIDTPHEKIKDALTKEENSLKTYYKEFKKVLDAADVILEVVDARDPLGTRCKQVEEAVQSAKGNKRLVIVLNKADLVPRENLDQWLKYLRSSLPAVAFKASTQDQAKRLGRRKLGKKTEKMIQSGTCFGAELLLSLLANYCRNVGNVKTSIRVGVVGLPNVGKSSVINSLKRSRACNVGSTPGVTKTMQAVQLDSKIKLLDSPGIVFANPGDNSDESSVALKNAVKIQSLKDPYTPATAILKRVSKPQIMEMYNITEYSTPDEFFALKATRMGKFRKGGIPDTIAAARSILEDWNSGKIRYYTVPPEQPDCHVSAEIVSQISKEFDIESFAAQEKMMLDNFEEESSKKQTFDSLLIESSGPVLSAMEVELQKKAQIKIQNKLKKQMEKSKKKMDETRKKKTDPLFEIEGNQKLNKMNKLQFKKEKKERARREKAATKLAGQLEEFNISASDDYDFNTDFVEK; the protein is encoded by the exons atggcgaAATTTTGTCTAa AGAAACCGAGCAAACGAATGCCAGctcgaaaaagatataaaattgagaaaaaagttCGAGAACACAATAGGAAGTTAAGAAAAGAAGCAAAGAAACATcctaaaa ACAAaccaaaaataattgaagttcCAAATCAATGTCCTTTTAAAGGAGATATTCTTAAAGAAGTAGAAGCTATGAGAAAACAACacgaagaagagaaacaaaaacaaCGTGAAGCTGCACGTCAAAAAAAGCAAGAAGAACTTGCTAAAACAGGTCTGCAAGGATTAGTTTCAGCTGCAGAGAATAAACAACAGCAACATCAACAGATGGAAATAGATACACcgcatgaaaaaataaaagatgctTTAACTAAAgaggaaaattcattaaaaacttattacaaagaattcaaaaaagtTTTAGATGCAGCTGATGTTATTCTTGAAGTTGTTGATGCTAGAGATCCTTTGGGAACTAGATGTAAAcag gTTGAAGAAGCTGTACAATCTgcgaaaggaaataaaagattggtaatagttttaaataaagcAGATTTAGTACCCAGAGAAAATTTAGATCAATGGTTAAAATACTTACGTAGTAGTTTACCAGCTGTAGCATTTAAAGCTTCCACTCAAGATCAAGCTAAGAGATTGGGTAGAAgaaaattgggaaaaaaaactgaaaagaTGATACAAAGTGGAACCTGTTTTGGTGCTGAATTATTGTTGTCACTGTTAGCAAATTATTGTAGAAATGTTGGAAATGTTAAAACTAGCATTAGAGTTGGAGTTGTTGGACTTCCAAATGTTGGAAAATCAAgcgttattaattctttaaaacgtAGTAGAGCATGTAACGTGGGAAGTACTCcag gagTAACAAAAACTATGCAAGCAGTGCAATtagattctaaaataaaattattagattctcCAGGTATAGTTTTTGCTAATCCTGGAGATAATTCGGATGAATCTTCAGTAGCTTTAAAGAATGCAGTAAAAATTCAATCCCTAAAAGATCCATATACACCTGCAACTGCTATTTTGAAAAGAGTTTCTAAACCGCAAATAAtggaaatgtataatataacagAATATTCAACACCTGATGAATTTTTTGCTTTAAAAGCTACCAGAATGGGAAAATTCAGAAAAGGTGGAATACCTGATACAATAGCAGCAGCTCGCAGTATTTTGGAAGATTGGAACTCTGGAAAAATtag ATATTATACTGTTCCTCCAGAACAACCGGATTGTCACGTATCCGCAGAAATAGTTAGCCAAATTAGTAAAGAATTCGATATTGAAAGTTTTGCTGCACAAGAAAAAATGATGCTTGATAATTTCGAGGAAGAATCTTCAAAAAAACAGACCTttgattcattattaattgaaagttCTGGACCAGTTTTATCTGCTATGGAGGTTGAATTGCAAAAGAAAGCA caaattaaaattcagaataaactgaaaaaacaaatggaaaagtcaaaaaagaaaatggatgaaacaagaaaaaagaaaacagatccactttttgaaattgaaggtaatcagaaattaaataaaatgaataaattgcaatttaaaaaagaaaagaaagaacgagcTAGAAGAG aaaaagcaGCTACCAAATTGGCGGGTCAACTCGAAGAATTCAACATCTCAGCATCTGATGATTATGACTTTAATACAGATTTtgtagagaaataa